In one window of Chryseobacterium phocaeense DNA:
- a CDS encoding GNAT family N-acetyltransferase, with amino-acid sequence MIGLAFFKQEDFSEVNYTLDELQLQFTATPEMALQKIRERNDAQAFAITITEDAKPAGFFVLDFGEDKLDLTENKNSVLIRSLSVNPQFQGKGVGKKAMRIVDDFVRENFPECDEIVLAVNQKNIPAYHMYLKTGYLYDGKTRIGTSGPQYLMYKKL; translated from the coding sequence ATGATCGGTCTCGCATTTTTTAAACAGGAAGATTTCTCTGAAGTGAATTATACTTTGGACGAACTTCAGCTGCAGTTTACAGCAACACCGGAAATGGCGTTACAGAAAATCCGGGAGAGAAATGATGCCCAGGCATTTGCCATTACCATTACAGAAGATGCAAAACCCGCAGGTTTTTTCGTGCTGGATTTTGGAGAAGACAAGCTTGATCTCACTGAAAATAAAAACTCGGTTCTGATAAGATCCTTATCCGTCAATCCCCAATTTCAGGGAAAAGGCGTCGGAAAAAAGGCTATGCGGATCGTTGATGATTTTGTACGGGAGAATTTTCCCGAATGTGATGAAATTGTCCTGGCGGTGAATCAGAAAAATATTCCGGCTTATCATATGTATTTGAAAACAGGATACCTGTATGACGGTAAAACGAGGATAGGCACAAGCGGTCCCCAGTATCTGATGTACAAAAAACTTTAA
- a CDS encoding glucose 1-dehydrogenase codes for MEISLKNQVAIVTGGSSGIGSGIAKSLAAAGATVIINHSSERSKDEAQAVLKEITDTGGKGITFQCDVSKEDQVISMFQETVSQFGTVDILINNAGIQKDAKFTEMTLDQWNAVIGVNLTGQFLCAREAIKEFLRRGIDPERSVACGKIIHISSVHEIIPWAGHANYAASKGAIRMLMQTLAQEYGADRIRVNSICPGAIQTPINTNAWNTPEALNSLLTLIPYNRIGQPTDIGNLAAFLASDLADYITGTSIFVDGGMTTFESFSTGG; via the coding sequence ATGGAAATATCACTTAAAAACCAGGTCGCCATCGTTACCGGAGGCTCCAGCGGAATAGGTTCGGGAATAGCAAAATCGCTTGCAGCTGCAGGTGCAACGGTTATTATCAACCATTCTTCGGAGCGATCCAAAGATGAAGCACAGGCGGTTTTAAAAGAAATCACAGATACCGGAGGAAAAGGGATTACTTTCCAGTGTGATGTCTCCAAAGAAGACCAGGTCATCAGCATGTTTCAGGAAACCGTTTCACAATTTGGAACCGTAGATATCCTGATCAACAACGCGGGGATTCAGAAAGATGCTAAATTTACTGAAATGACCCTGGATCAATGGAATGCCGTGATTGGAGTGAACCTTACCGGACAGTTTCTGTGTGCAAGGGAAGCCATAAAGGAATTTTTACGCCGGGGGATTGATCCGGAGCGTTCCGTAGCCTGCGGAAAAATCATTCATATCAGTTCCGTTCACGAAATTATTCCCTGGGCCGGGCATGCCAATTATGCAGCGAGCAAAGGCGCAATAAGAATGCTGATGCAGACTCTGGCGCAGGAATATGGAGCCGATCGAATCCGTGTCAATTCCATTTGCCCCGGAGCCATTCAGACCCCGATCAATACCAATGCCTGGAACACTCCGGAAGCTTTGAACTCTCTTCTTACCCTAATCCCTTACAACAGAATAGGCCAGCCTACCGATATTGGGAACTTAGCTGCTTTCCTGGCAAGTGACCTTGCGGATTACATAACGGGAACCAGTATTTTCGTAGATGGTGGAATGACGACGTTTGAGAGCTTTTCTACGGGAGGGTGA